One region of Marivirga arenosa genomic DNA includes:
- a CDS encoding S41 family peptidase: MNQNKNSSFQIKLPIIVFTTLAAGILIGATMANPSANKDTVLEGITRIKEILLQVDQNYVEEVDTDKLVNSAINGIIKELDPHTSYIPSKDLEMVSADLKGNFEGIGIEFNIFNDTLYVVAPLSGGPSEEAGLQSGDKIISVDGKNIAGVGLTNRQVHENLRGEKGSEVKLEIMRSGLNEIVEYTIIRDKIPQYSVDVSYMVDDEIGYIKVSRFSATTYNEFMEALNGLKEQGLKKLILDLQDNPGGYMDKAINMADEFLKDNAMIVYTKGKEKRYNSEARAIKDGKFEESPLIVLINEGSASASEIVSGAIQDNDRGLIVGRRSFGKGLVQMPVPLKDGSELRLTISRYYTPSGRSIQKPFGENPDEYRQEMSSRYEHGEYFVADSIEFNDSLKYTTANGRVVYGGGGIMPDYFVPLDTTQNSTYLNRLFLSNSLRQYTFSYYEKNKSRLEKMGFEKYNSEFEISDKMLDDLISLGKKNDVQFDKEGFNKSKELIKLYCKAYIARNVWNNEGFYPIFNQQNEIFKEALKLFDQAERLAKK, from the coding sequence GTGAATCAGAATAAAAATAGTTCATTTCAAATAAAATTGCCAATTATTGTTTTTACAACTCTGGCAGCTGGTATATTAATTGGTGCTACCATGGCCAATCCTTCAGCTAATAAGGACACTGTGCTTGAAGGAATTACCAGAATAAAAGAAATTCTTTTACAGGTAGATCAAAATTATGTTGAAGAGGTAGATACAGACAAATTAGTGAACAGTGCTATCAATGGTATCATCAAAGAATTAGATCCCCATACTTCTTATATCCCTTCAAAAGATTTAGAAATGGTTTCGGCCGACTTAAAAGGTAATTTTGAAGGTATTGGAATTGAATTTAATATTTTTAATGACACCCTTTATGTAGTAGCTCCCTTAAGTGGTGGACCATCAGAAGAAGCTGGCCTACAATCTGGAGATAAAATCATAAGTGTAGATGGTAAAAACATTGCAGGTGTTGGATTAACTAACCGACAAGTACATGAAAACCTGAGAGGTGAAAAAGGCAGTGAGGTAAAGTTAGAAATTATGAGGTCTGGCTTAAACGAAATAGTAGAATACACTATCATCAGGGATAAAATTCCTCAATATTCAGTTGATGTAAGCTATATGGTGGATGATGAAATCGGCTACATTAAAGTCAGTCGCTTTTCGGCTACCACTTATAACGAATTCATGGAGGCTTTAAATGGCCTTAAAGAGCAAGGGCTTAAAAAATTAATATTAGACTTACAGGACAATCCTGGTGGTTATATGGATAAGGCTATTAATATGGCTGACGAATTCTTAAAAGACAATGCCATGATTGTTTACACCAAAGGGAAAGAAAAGAGATATAATTCGGAAGCTAGAGCTATAAAAGACGGAAAGTTTGAAGAAAGTCCATTAATAGTATTAATAAATGAAGGCAGTGCTTCAGCTTCTGAGATAGTTTCTGGTGCTATTCAAGATAATGATAGAGGCTTAATAGTTGGAAGAAGATCTTTCGGTAAAGGTTTAGTGCAAATGCCTGTTCCATTAAAAGATGGCTCTGAATTACGATTAACCATTTCTAGATACTATACTCCATCTGGAAGATCGATTCAAAAACCGTTTGGTGAAAATCCTGATGAATACAGACAGGAAATGAGTTCTAGATATGAGCATGGGGAGTATTTTGTTGCAGACAGTATAGAATTTAATGATTCACTAAAATACACAACTGCTAATGGAAGAGTGGTTTATGGCGGTGGGGGCATCATGCCTGATTATTTTGTTCCTCTAGACACAACTCAAAATTCAACTTATTTAAACCGATTATTCTTAAGCAACTCATTAAGACAATATACTTTCTCTTACTATGAAAAGAATAAGTCAAGACTGGAGAAGATGGGATTTGAGAAATATAATTCAGAATTTGAAATATCAGATAAAATGCTTGATGACTTAATTTCATTGGGCAAAAAAAATGATGTTCAATTTGATAAAGAAGGGTTTAATAAATCAAAAGAATTAATTAAGCTTTATTGTAAGGCATACATTGCAAGAAATGTTTGGAATAACGAAGGCTTCTACCCTATCTTTAATCAACAAAACGAAATCTTTAAGGAAGCGCTAAAACTTTTTGATCAAGCCGAAAGATTAGCAAAAAAATAA
- a CDS encoding iron-sulfur cluster repair di-iron protein encodes MKYSQKKIKELVADNYVFASVLYYLGIEYYEFEEDTLEKVCQNKGVDVKYVIAELEKINRNEEIENIKLLSFPIDLVITYLKHAHFIFIKKDLPFLVKLVNKLNTTENHLATVEKEIKDVFPLFVEDFVHHIYEEEDTLFDYITQLKAIEDRKNNPSAFFYKYPNFNMQKFAIDHEVHDDEMKGIRYLMDQYPVEESSPLNVKVLFSELTRFEEKLKVHAKIENEVLFPKALMLEKSVRKQYDSLIRLN; translated from the coding sequence GTGAAATACTCTCAAAAGAAAATAAAGGAATTAGTTGCTGATAATTACGTTTTTGCGTCAGTCCTTTATTATTTGGGTATAGAATATTATGAGTTTGAAGAAGACACACTTGAAAAAGTATGTCAAAACAAAGGTGTTGATGTTAAATATGTAATTGCTGAATTGGAAAAAATTAATCGTAATGAAGAGATTGAAAATATTAAATTATTGTCATTCCCGATTGATTTGGTGATTACTTATTTAAAGCATGCGCACTTTATTTTCATTAAGAAAGATTTACCTTTTTTGGTAAAATTGGTGAATAAACTGAATACCACTGAAAATCATCTTGCTACTGTAGAAAAAGAGATTAAGGATGTGTTTCCTCTCTTTGTTGAGGACTTTGTTCACCATATATATGAGGAGGAGGATACTTTATTTGATTACATTACTCAATTAAAAGCAATTGAAGATCGTAAAAATAACCCATCAGCCTTTTTCTATAAATACCCTAATTTCAATATGCAAAAATTTGCAATCGATCATGAGGTTCATGACGATGAAATGAAGGGAATCCGCTATTTAATGGATCAATATCCTGTGGAGGAAAGCTCTCCATTAAATGTTAAAGTTTTGTTCTCAGAATTGACTCGCTTTGAAGAGAAATTGAAAGTTCATGCTAAAATTGAAAATGAAGTTTTATTTCCGAAAGCCTTAATGTTAGAGAAATCAGTAAGAAAGCAATACGATTCTCTAATTAGATTGAATTAA
- the ruvX gene encoding Holliday junction resolvase RuvX, with protein sequence MPRVLSIDYGTKRVGLAVTDPLKIIASPLDTVHSKDVIQYLQDYFQNEEVEAVVCGYPTNEEGEETDATRHVNAFINLFRKKFPTMPLHLQDESFSSQEALQAMINSGSKRKQRNKKSGNIDKVSAAIILQQFLEDY encoded by the coding sequence ATGCCTAGGGTTTTATCAATAGATTATGGTACTAAACGGGTTGGTTTAGCGGTCACTGATCCATTAAAAATCATAGCTTCCCCACTAGATACCGTTCATTCCAAAGATGTCATTCAATATTTACAAGATTATTTTCAAAATGAGGAGGTAGAAGCCGTGGTATGCGGTTACCCAACTAATGAAGAGGGTGAAGAAACGGATGCAACTAGACATGTAAATGCATTTATTAATCTTTTTAGAAAGAAATTCCCTACAATGCCCTTACATTTGCAGGATGAAAGCTTCAGTTCGCAAGAAGCTTTACAAGCAATGATTAATTCTGGTTCCAAACGGAAACAAAGGAATAAGAAATCAGGTAATATAGATAAGGTTAGCGCAGCTATCATTTTACAACAATTTTTAGAAGATTATTAA
- a CDS encoding homogentisate 1,2-dioxygenase, whose protein sequence is MAYYVKKGNIPPKRHTQFRQPDGSLYAEELVSSLGFSGIYSNLYHINPPTRIKEIKKSVAYGTKPDKDLTLQQIHLNTSGVKNTGSDFLDSRKVLLMNDDVSMALCMPSRKSMDYYYKNAEADELLFIHDGSGYMYSQFGKLKIQAGDYVVIPRTTIYKLEWESSDVRYLTIESASPIETVSRYRNQLGQLLEHSPYCERDIHPPQELITEETKGDYHVKIKKGGYIHHYVYDHSPFDLVGWDGFLYPYTLSIHDFEPITGRIHQPPPVHQTFQAHNYVICSFVPRLFDYHPQAIPAPYNHSNIDSDEVLYYVEGNFMSRKGIDRGSFTLHPGGLPHGPHPGTVEKSIGAKETEEIAVMLDTFKPLYVTEEGKDFMDKKYPMSWTE, encoded by the coding sequence ATGGCATATTACGTAAAGAAAGGAAACATCCCTCCAAAAAGACATACACAATTTCGTCAACCAGACGGGAGCTTGTATGCTGAGGAGTTGGTAAGTTCATTGGGATTTTCAGGTATTTATTCAAACTTATACCACATAAACCCTCCTACAAGGATAAAAGAAATTAAAAAATCAGTTGCCTATGGTACTAAACCTGATAAGGATTTAACCCTACAGCAAATACATCTTAATACTTCAGGTGTGAAAAACACAGGTAGTGATTTCCTTGATAGTAGAAAAGTTCTTTTAATGAATGATGATGTATCCATGGCTTTGTGTATGCCATCTAGAAAAAGTATGGATTATTATTATAAAAATGCTGAAGCTGATGAATTACTTTTTATCCATGATGGTAGTGGATATATGTATTCTCAGTTCGGTAAATTGAAAATCCAGGCGGGTGATTATGTGGTAATCCCTAGAACTACTATATACAAATTAGAATGGGAAAGCAGTGATGTAAGATATTTAACAATTGAATCAGCTAGCCCAATAGAGACTGTAAGTCGTTATAGAAATCAGTTAGGACAATTATTAGAGCATTCCCCTTATTGTGAAAGAGACATTCATCCTCCTCAAGAATTAATCACAGAAGAAACAAAAGGCGATTATCATGTGAAAATTAAAAAAGGAGGTTACATACATCATTATGTATATGATCATAGTCCTTTTGATTTAGTAGGTTGGGATGGCTTTTTATATCCTTATACTCTATCAATTCATGATTTTGAACCCATTACGGGTAGAATTCATCAGCCACCTCCAGTACATCAAACTTTTCAGGCTCACAATTATGTGATTTGCTCATTCGTACCTCGACTATTTGATTATCATCCACAAGCAATTCCTGCTCCGTATAATCATAGTAATATAGATTCAGATGAAGTACTTTATTATGTTGAAGGTAACTTTATGAGTAGAAAAGGAATTGATAGAGGTTCATTTACTTTACATCCTGGAGGATTACCACATGGTCCTCATCCTGGTACGGTTGAAAAAAGTATAGGCGCAAAAGAAACTGAAGAAATTGCGGTAATGCTTGATACATTTAAACCACTATATGTTACCGAAGAAGGAAAAGACTTTATGGATAAGAAATATCCTATGAGTTGGACTGAATAA